Below is a genomic region from Phragmitibacter flavus.
TCGCGATCTCGGCTTGTTGATCTGCGGCAGCTGAATTCCCAGTTCCGAAGCAAACACCACCGGCGGCGGCGTGGCATTGTTGTAGTCCGCATCATCAAAATGCCACCACTCCGTGTCCAGCATCGTGAACCCCGCCGTCAGCATCGCCTGTTGCAAGGCACTCAGGTTGCGTCGCACTTCTGGATCACTCCCCGAATACAAATAATACGAAAGCGGTCCCCCTTCATCAAACCCCGTCGGCATCTTCACCTCCCGACCTTTCAAATCCGTCAACGTCAAGTCCACGGCCGTGCCCGAGCAATGCCTCGACCACACAATCGACGGATCAGCAAACATCCCTGTCCGGCCCCCATGCTCAAACAAACTCACCTG
It encodes:
- a CDS encoding M15 family metallopeptidase, with the protein product MMRWLCVVISGLFLCQCAGDPAARKGFVPGDVNMRAAQRALVGVTQLVPDAVVDMRYITKENVTYQGLYPVHLPCVLHVTTARKLAVAADILRPQGYRLKIWDAWRPPEVQVSLFEHGGRTGMFADPSIVWSRHCSGTAVDLTLTDLKGREVKMPTGFDEGGPLSYYLYSGSDPEVRRNLSALQQAMLTAGFTMLDTEWWHFDDADYNNATPPPVVFASELGIQLPQINKPRSRSRR